Proteins from one Oceanispirochaeta sp. M1 genomic window:
- a CDS encoding carbohydrate ABC transporter permease encodes MMIALSLPKKGIGVGISLVLLGIPLLIPYNVVGIVWRLFSQSDIGLIPEVLSWINYSYNVSLNSLDATMTVFILDVWHWTPLVVLLAYSGYLAIPDAFFRAAEIDGASSWNTFRFVTLPKLRPVLVLGFLLRFMDSFKIYAEPLLLTGGGPGDTTTYMSMFVARKAESYELGYAGAVSIIYLVIVMVVSWLFFQVLNRVGQGGGQKA; translated from the coding sequence ATTATGATTGCACTATCCCTTCCTAAAAAAGGAATTGGTGTCGGCATATCACTTGTATTGTTGGGTATACCCCTTCTGATTCCCTATAATGTAGTCGGAATTGTATGGAGACTGTTCTCACAATCAGATATTGGCCTGATTCCTGAGGTTCTAAGCTGGATTAACTATTCATACAATGTATCGTTGAATTCTTTAGATGCGACTATGACTGTTTTTATTCTGGATGTGTGGCATTGGACACCATTGGTTGTTTTACTGGCATATTCGGGATACCTGGCTATACCGGATGCATTCTTCCGTGCGGCAGAGATTGATGGTGCTTCTTCCTGGAATACTTTTCGCTTTGTAACACTTCCTAAACTGAGACCTGTACTGGTTCTCGGGTTTCTCCTGAGATTTATGGACTCCTTTAAAATCTATGCTGAACCTCTACTTCTTACAGGTGGTGGTCCAGGGGATACAACAACCTATATGAGTATGTTTGTCGCAAGAAAAGCAGAATCATATGAATTGGGTTACGCAGGGGCTGTCTCAATTATTTATCTTGTAATTGTCATGGTCGTCAGTTGGTTGTTTTTTCAGGTTTTAAATAGAGTAGGACAGGGTGGGGGTCAGAAGGCATGA
- a CDS encoding carbohydrate ABC transporter permease has product MTHVSGKLKKRYIFLITYFILLSIPIYWMLITSFKTDAEILSGLSYFPKNISFENYIEIFTSSVWMSSFANSLIYVGLNVIIVLLVSVPAAYAFSRYQFVGDKHLFFWLLTNRMAPAAVFIVPFTELFYTLHIHDTHLAVALGHCLFNVPLAIWILEGFMSGIPKEIDETAFVDGYSFVHFFRKIFIPLIAPGIGVTAFFSFTFSWVELIIAKAATIVNAKPVVVTLTVGIGAEGVKWGLLAAAGVLTIIPGALVVYFVRNNMAKGFALGRV; this is encoded by the coding sequence ATGACACATGTAAGTGGTAAACTTAAAAAAAGATACATATTTTTAATTACTTATTTTATTTTGTTGAGTATTCCAATCTATTGGATGTTGATTACTTCTTTCAAGACAGATGCCGAAATTCTGAGTGGACTATCTTATTTTCCCAAAAACATATCTTTTGAGAATTATATAGAGATATTTACTTCAAGTGTGTGGATGAGCAGTTTTGCAAACTCTCTTATTTATGTTGGCCTTAACGTTATCATTGTACTTTTAGTTTCTGTTCCAGCAGCTTACGCCTTTTCAAGATATCAATTTGTTGGTGATAAACACCTGTTCTTCTGGTTACTCACGAACAGGATGGCCCCGGCCGCAGTTTTTATCGTTCCATTCACAGAGCTGTTCTATACCCTTCATATTCATGACACTCATTTAGCAGTTGCTTTGGGACATTGTTTATTCAATGTACCACTGGCCATTTGGATACTTGAGGGATTTATGTCAGGTATTCCAAAGGAGATTGATGAGACAGCATTTGTTGACGGGTACAGCTTCGTACACTTTTTCAGAAAGATCTTTATTCCTCTCATTGCACCCGGAATTGGTGTGACGGCATTTTTCAGTTTCACTTTCTCATGGGTTGAATTGATCATTGCAAAGGCTGCAACCATTGTAAATGCAAAACCTGTTGTTGTTACTTTGACTGTTGGAATAGGTGCAGAGGGAGTCAAATGGGGGCTTCTGGCGGCAGCAGGTGTACTTACAATAATTCCTGGTGCCCTGGTTGTATATTTCGTACGAAATAACATGGCAAAAGGTTTTGCCTTAGGAAGGGTGTAA
- a CDS encoding DUF2160 domain-containing protein, translating to MINWLVQTFGWMYWTLPSALFMIGVFGSIIFLSILGVYRPNVDRKGFLPIETGRGDRLFIAVYSSIVFFLFWLGIFGDNFLVVAVIILVLWFFSVFKWG from the coding sequence ATGATAAATTGGTTAGTTCAAACTTTCGGATGGATGTATTGGACCCTGCCGAGTGCACTTTTTATGATTGGTGTATTTGGTTCCATTATTTTCCTGAGTATTCTGGGTGTTTACCGCCCGAATGTTGATAGAAAAGGGTTTCTTCCCATCGAAACTGGTCGTGGAGACAGGCTCTTTATCGCAGTCTATTCTTCGATCGTATTTTTTCTTTTCTGGCTTGGTATATTTGGGGATAACTTCTTAGTTGTTGCCGTAATAATATTGGTTCTTTGGTTCTTCAGTGTGTTTAAGTGGGGATAA
- a CDS encoding ABC transporter substrate-binding protein produces MRKTLLLLCVATCLIVPGVLFGEGQQEGATAEESSEAIEKWIEVFSPSALTKEEQRQELEWFIKAAEPYRGMEIVSCAEGIATHKWESEVLAEAFTELTGIKVTHDIIGEGEVVDRIQRQIQTGRKLYDIYVNDADMIGTHLRANSALNLNNYMVGEGAAVTNPMLDLNDWLNPEFGQDYDGNQLQLPDQAFANLYWFRYDWFTDADIMKQFKAIYGYDLGVPVNWAAYEDIANFFTNEVNGDGTIDGEPVYGHMDYGKKSPSLGWRFTDAWLSIAGVGDVGIPNGLPVDEWGIRVENKIPKGASVSRGGATNSPAAVYALTKYVDWMKNYAPDYAASMTWSEAGPTPSRGNIAQRPFQYITWLADPAFNDPESPVTDKNGKPLWRVAPTPHGKYWDEGMKVGYQDAGSWTILKDSVTGDDRAAAWLWAQFASSKTVSLKKFTVGRTPVRKSTVFSDYLAEEEKKGTYGGIVTFYKSPVEYMWTDSGPNVPHYPLLAEQWWKNIATAVTGDTTPQESMDNLARDMDDLMGKMNLKQFSPELNPERDPQYWLDQPGSPKAERPDEEPKTIAYDELIKEWN; encoded by the coding sequence ATGAGAAAAACCCTATTGCTGCTATGTGTAGCAACGTGTCTGATCGTTCCCGGTGTACTGTTTGGTGAAGGCCAGCAGGAGGGAGCAACTGCTGAAGAGAGCAGTGAGGCTATTGAAAAGTGGATTGAAGTATTCAGTCCATCGGCTCTCACTAAAGAGGAGCAACGTCAGGAACTGGAATGGTTCATAAAGGCAGCAGAACCATATCGTGGTATGGAAATCGTATCTTGTGCCGAAGGTATTGCGACACATAAATGGGAATCTGAAGTGCTGGCTGAAGCATTTACAGAGCTTACCGGCATAAAGGTTACTCATGATATTATTGGAGAAGGTGAAGTTGTAGACCGTATCCAGCGCCAGATTCAAACAGGCCGAAAATTATATGATATCTATGTAAATGATGCCGATATGATCGGTACCCATCTGAGAGCGAACAGTGCTCTGAACCTCAACAATTATATGGTTGGAGAAGGTGCAGCAGTTACTAATCCAATGCTGGATCTTAATGACTGGCTGAACCCTGAGTTTGGTCAGGATTATGATGGTAATCAATTACAGCTTCCCGACCAGGCATTTGCAAACCTTTATTGGTTCAGGTATGACTGGTTTACTGATGCTGATATTATGAAACAGTTCAAAGCTATCTATGGATATGATCTTGGTGTCCCTGTCAACTGGGCTGCTTATGAAGACATTGCCAACTTCTTTACTAATGAAGTAAATGGCGATGGTACTATTGATGGTGAACCAGTATATGGCCACATGGACTATGGTAAAAAATCACCATCTCTGGGATGGCGCTTTACCGATGCATGGCTTTCTATTGCAGGTGTTGGTGATGTAGGAATCCCCAATGGTCTTCCCGTTGATGAATGGGGAATCCGTGTAGAAAATAAAATACCAAAGGGTGCCAGTGTATCCCGTGGTGGTGCAACAAACAGCCCTGCCGCCGTTTATGCATTAACCAAATATGTTGACTGGATGAAGAATTATGCTCCAGATTATGCCGCATCAATGACCTGGTCTGAAGCTGGACCCACTCCCTCTCGCGGGAATATTGCACAGCGTCCTTTTCAGTATATTACTTGGCTCGCAGATCCTGCATTTAATGATCCAGAAAGCCCTGTAACCGATAAGAATGGTAAACCACTTTGGCGTGTTGCACCTACTCCCCACGGAAAGTACTGGGATGAAGGCATGAAAGTCGGATATCAGGATGCTGGTAGCTGGACAATTCTTAAGGATAGTGTAACTGGTGATGATCGTGCAGCAGCATGGCTATGGGCTCAGTTTGCAAGTTCAAAAACTGTCAGCTTGAAAAAATTCACTGTCGGACGTACTCCTGTACGTAAATCAACAGTATTCTCTGATTATCTTGCTGAGGAAGAGAAAAAAGGAACCTACGGCGGAATCGTAACATTTTACAAATCTCCCGTAGAATATATGTGGACTGACTCTGGACCCAATGTTCCCCATTATCCTCTGTTAGCAGAACAGTGGTGGAAAAATATCGCTACTGCCGTTACAGGTGATACAACTCCTCAGGAATCTATGGACAATCTGGCTCGTGATATGGATGACCTGATGGGTAAAATGAATCTTAAACAGTTCTCTCCCGAATTGAATCCCGAGAGAGATCCCCAGTATTGGCTGGATCAGCCTGGTTCTCCTAAAGCCGAACGGCCTGATGAAGAACCTAAAACCATTGCCTATGATGAATTGATCAAAGAGTGGAACTAA
- a CDS encoding methyl-accepting chemotaxis protein, whose product MSIKSKLFALISIILSSFILIAGGYFLSLGNIKTIERETATLTSLKDSILNEQILFSRLLGQSPYMESVEDFYDAAGKTSMAFEEVKKIEFIRSKSSNVAKALDITVSWNEMRLENLDQFKQEESRFREAVDEIHFVTDSSNFVILYKDKFALQNSEKQQNSLFNLAITDFLYEHSLYENILDSSLTAIIKQFDAINQEALRIGKKSRLVSGGAIVVILTIIFILSLLFANKIVVNIKYIEGSISRLKDGDLITITEIETKDDLYHLNNNLTLFQNTLKGIIAMIKGISNENLRVRDKLIGQVEETKVSIHSITISTDEMNEVIKQLNKLAGSSYQSVEYISEKIENLNQSILVQTSMIEESSAAVNEMMASIFNVKQVTVRKQGSLKTMVESIAVGNNQLKETSMSIQKINDSIDAIRNMILVIDDIASQTNLLSMNAAIESAHAGEYGKGFAVVSDEIRKLAEASSLNSREIGVFLTEIIENILLAGSSCETTLLTFTKSEKEVEDLFGSMKEISQSMIELNVGGDQILEVMNSLQTMAIDVRQDSSDINDQSLTVEKAAETVQKISGSVKCGINHMSGGLTRISEAISAIQDLTGTIDSVAECINDELGYFTTIK is encoded by the coding sequence ATGTCAATAAAAAGTAAATTATTCGCACTTATCTCCATTATTCTATCATCTTTTATCCTCATAGCAGGAGGGTATTTCCTCTCCCTTGGAAATATTAAAACGATAGAGAGAGAGACGGCGACCCTGACATCTCTCAAAGACAGTATTCTTAATGAACAAATTCTTTTTTCTCGTCTTCTGGGCCAATCCCCCTATATGGAGAGTGTAGAAGATTTTTATGATGCTGCAGGCAAAACCAGTATGGCCTTTGAAGAAGTAAAAAAAATTGAATTTATCCGCTCTAAAAGTTCTAATGTTGCAAAAGCTCTGGATATTACTGTTAGCTGGAATGAAATGAGACTAGAGAATCTGGATCAATTCAAGCAGGAAGAATCAAGGTTCAGAGAAGCAGTTGATGAAATTCACTTTGTAACAGATTCCTCAAACTTTGTAATACTCTACAAAGATAAATTTGCCCTGCAAAATAGTGAGAAACAACAGAATTCTCTTTTTAATCTGGCCATTACAGATTTCCTATATGAGCATAGTTTATATGAAAATATCCTGGATAGTTCTCTTACTGCAATAATAAAGCAATTTGACGCAATCAATCAGGAAGCTCTCAGAATAGGAAAGAAATCGAGACTGGTTTCAGGAGGAGCAATTGTAGTTATTCTAACTATTATTTTCATTCTAAGTCTCCTTTTTGCTAATAAAATTGTAGTTAATATTAAATATATAGAAGGCAGTATCAGCCGTCTGAAAGATGGAGATCTGATTACAATAACTGAAATTGAAACAAAGGATGATTTGTATCACTTAAACAATAATCTTACCCTCTTTCAGAACACTCTGAAAGGGATTATAGCTATGATTAAAGGGATCTCTAATGAAAATCTCAGAGTCCGTGACAAACTGATTGGACAGGTGGAGGAAACAAAAGTTTCTATCCATTCAATCACGATCAGTACAGATGAGATGAATGAAGTTATCAAACAACTTAATAAATTAGCTGGTAGTTCCTATCAGTCTGTTGAGTATATTTCAGAAAAAATTGAAAACCTAAACCAAAGTATCTTGGTACAGACTTCTATGATTGAAGAATCCTCTGCTGCAGTAAATGAGATGATGGCATCTATTTTTAATGTAAAACAGGTTACTGTCCGGAAGCAGGGCAGCCTGAAAACAATGGTAGAATCCATTGCGGTGGGAAATAACCAGTTAAAAGAGACTTCCATGAGTATTCAGAAAATCAATGACAGCATTGATGCTATCCGGAATATGATTTTAGTAATTGACGATATTGCTTCTCAGACAAATCTTCTTTCAATGAATGCAGCAATTGAATCCGCTCATGCCGGTGAGTATGGGAAGGGGTTTGCTGTTGTATCCGATGAAATACGAAAACTTGCGGAAGCGTCTTCCCTGAATTCCCGCGAAATTGGAGTCTTTCTGACAGAGATTATTGAGAATATTCTGCTTGCCGGCTCTTCATGTGAGACAACACTTCTAACTTTTACAAAGAGTGAAAAAGAAGTTGAAGATCTATTTGGATCAATGAAAGAAATCAGCCAGAGTATGATTGAATTGAATGTCGGTGGTGATCAGATCCTGGAAGTGATGAACTCCCTCCAGACTATGGCTATCGATGTTCGACAGGACTCAAGTGATATAAATGATCAGTCTCTGACAGTAGAGAAAGCAGCTGAAACTGTTCAGAAAATAAGCGGTAGTGTTAAATGCGGTATCAATCATATGTCTGGCGGGTTAACCAGGATCTCTGAAGCTATATCTGCCATTCAGGATCTGACTGGTACCATAGATTCCGTTGCAGAGTGTATTAATGATGAATTAGGATATTTTACGACTATAAAATAA
- a CDS encoding glycerol dehydrogenase, with translation MRKAFISPSKYVQCEGALNDLGEYIGLYGKSALLIAHKDDVARVKKQLDNTAGKYGISFVTSDFGGECSRDEIARLKKVALEADCDVVVGLGGGKAIDTAKCVADSVKPVIICPTIAATDAPTSSSAVLYTNDGAFDDYAYFVSNPDVVLVDTAVIAMAPTRFLVSGMGDALSTFFEARSCKRAFARVNASGNGRADASGTMTAMALADLCYKTLLEDGLKAKLACEANVATPALENIVETNILLSGLGFESGGLAAAHAIHNGLTVLEESHHFFHGEKVAFGTLVHLVLENAPMDEIRTVIGFCKSVGLPTCLKDLGVNEVTMEKICAVAKGSTIPEESIHNMPFPVTEDAVIAAILAADKIGSAE, from the coding sequence ATGAGAAAAGCATTTATTTCACCCAGTAAGTACGTGCAATGCGAAGGTGCACTTAATGATTTAGGAGAATATATCGGCCTATATGGAAAATCAGCATTATTGATAGCACATAAGGATGATGTTGCCCGAGTTAAAAAGCAGCTTGATAACACAGCTGGGAAATACGGCATAAGTTTTGTAACCTCGGATTTTGGGGGAGAATGCTCCAGAGATGAGATAGCACGTCTTAAAAAAGTGGCTCTTGAGGCTGACTGCGATGTTGTTGTCGGGCTTGGTGGTGGTAAGGCCATTGATACAGCAAAATGTGTTGCTGATAGTGTTAAACCAGTGATTATCTGTCCAACTATTGCTGCGACCGATGCTCCAACAAGTTCCTCAGCAGTTTTGTACACTAATGATGGGGCTTTTGATGATTATGCTTATTTTGTCAGCAATCCCGATGTTGTTCTTGTTGATACAGCTGTAATCGCCATGGCACCCACAAGATTTCTTGTCTCTGGAATGGGAGATGCCCTTTCTACTTTTTTTGAAGCCAGATCCTGCAAAAGAGCTTTTGCCAGGGTTAATGCCAGTGGAAACGGCCGAGCAGACGCTTCAGGAACTATGACAGCCATGGCTCTTGCTGACCTATGCTATAAAACCCTGCTGGAAGATGGTCTTAAGGCCAAACTTGCCTGTGAAGCCAATGTTGCTACACCTGCCCTGGAAAATATTGTTGAAACCAACATTCTCCTCTCCGGATTAGGATTTGAAAGTGGCGGACTTGCTGCGGCTCATGCCATTCATAACGGATTGACCGTTTTAGAAGAATCCCATCATTTTTTTCATGGAGAGAAGGTTGCTTTTGGAACCTTGGTTCACCTGGTTCTGGAAAATGCACCCATGGATGAAATCAGGACAGTTATTGGATTCTGTAAATCTGTTGGACTTCCTACCTGCTTGAAGGACCTTGGGGTGAATGAAGTGACCATGGAAAAGATTTGCGCCGTAGCCAAAGGTTCAACCATCCCCGAGGAAAGCATCCATAATATGCCGTTCCCTGTAACTGAAGACGCTGTTATTGCTGCTATTCTTGCTGCAGATAAAATTGGAAGCGCTGAATGA
- the dhaK gene encoding dihydroxyacetone kinase subunit DhaK — MKKIINTPETLVLDMCKGMIAAHPEQFAFDEKYKLLMRKKLNSNKVTLISGGGSGHEPAHAGYVGEGMLDVAVCGDVFASPSTIQVYNAITETESKKGTLLIIKNYSGDIMNFEAAAEMAEEDDDIKVEKVYVNDDVAVKDSLYTVGRRGVAGSVYVHKIAGAAAEKGLSLDEVKTVAEKVIDNVKSIGFALTSCTVPAKGSPTFTLSENEIEFGVGIHGEPGVARQEIRTPDELAADCLELLLVDLPFIEGDEVALMVNGFGGTPLQELYVFNNSISKILSEKGISVYDTMVGNYMTSLDMAGASVTMLKLDDELKNYYDAPVNTIAIKK; from the coding sequence ATGAAAAAAATAATAAATACACCTGAGACTCTGGTTCTCGATATGTGTAAAGGAATGATTGCAGCCCATCCGGAGCAGTTTGCTTTTGATGAAAAATATAAACTGTTAATGAGAAAAAAATTGAATTCCAATAAAGTCACTCTTATTAGCGGTGGTGGTTCTGGTCATGAACCGGCTCATGCCGGGTATGTCGGAGAGGGGATGTTAGATGTTGCAGTATGCGGTGATGTATTTGCATCACCATCAACGATTCAGGTCTATAATGCCATTACCGAAACAGAATCAAAAAAAGGGACTCTGCTGATAATCAAGAACTACTCTGGTGATATAATGAACTTTGAAGCCGCTGCTGAAATGGCTGAAGAAGATGATGATATTAAAGTAGAAAAAGTTTATGTAAATGATGATGTCGCAGTAAAGGACAGTTTGTATACAGTCGGTAGACGAGGCGTTGCGGGCTCAGTATATGTGCATAAGATTGCAGGGGCTGCAGCAGAAAAGGGCTTATCCTTAGATGAAGTTAAAACTGTAGCTGAAAAAGTTATTGATAATGTAAAGTCTATCGGTTTTGCATTAACTTCATGTACCGTTCCCGCTAAAGGATCTCCAACTTTCACTTTGTCTGAAAATGAAATTGAGTTTGGTGTAGGAATACATGGAGAACCGGGAGTCGCCCGCCAGGAAATTCGTACTCCAGATGAATTGGCTGCCGATTGTCTTGAGCTACTCTTAGTTGATTTACCTTTTATAGAAGGAGACGAAGTCGCGCTTATGGTTAATGGTTTTGGCGGCACTCCTCTACAGGAACTCTATGTATTTAACAACTCGATTTCTAAGATTTTATCTGAAAAGGGGATAAGCGTTTACGATACAATGGTTGGCAATTACATGACTTCACTAGACATGGCTGGGGCTTCTGTTACGATGCTTAAACTAGATGATGAATTAAAGAATTATTATGATGCACCAGTGAACACCATCGCAATAAAAAAATAA
- the dhaL gene encoding dihydroxyacetone kinase subunit DhaL produces MIKITETMGEIIIRNEVYFCELDSVAGDGDFGMSVAKGFKQLKQEWNDLSKEDIGAFLKDAGMIITEYCGGASGPIWGSAFRAAGKSAKGKTEVNLAEFADLMEAAVAGIQKRGKAKLGDKTLLDALIPTTVALRAGADDGVDMLVAMEQGAAAARNGAEKTKFMVANKGRASYVGERSLEHPDAGAMALGIIFTELYKSLA; encoded by the coding sequence ATGATTAAAATAACTGAAACTATGGGTGAAATCATTATCAGAAATGAAGTCTATTTTTGTGAACTTGATTCTGTCGCTGGTGATGGTGACTTTGGAATGTCCGTAGCAAAAGGATTTAAGCAGTTAAAACAAGAATGGAATGATTTATCCAAAGAAGATATTGGTGCTTTTTTAAAAGATGCCGGAATGATTATCACAGAGTACTGCGGTGGAGCATCCGGGCCGATATGGGGTTCTGCTTTTAGAGCCGCCGGTAAAAGTGCCAAAGGGAAAACAGAAGTGAATCTTGCAGAATTTGCAGACTTGATGGAAGCGGCAGTAGCTGGTATCCAAAAAAGAGGTAAAGCAAAACTTGGAGATAAAACATTATTGGATGCACTTATCCCTACAACTGTTGCTCTCAGGGCCGGAGCAGATGATGGTGTAGATATGCTTGTCGCTATGGAACAAGGTGCTGCAGCAGCCAGAAATGGTGCTGAAAAGACAAAATTCATGGTTGCAAATAAAGGAAGAGCCAGCTATGTCGGTGAACGTAGTTTAGAACATCCAGATGCCGGGGCTATGGCATTGGGTATTATATTTACAGAATTATATAAAAGTCTGGCCTGA